Proteins from one Halopseudomonas pelagia genomic window:
- a CDS encoding threonine dehydratase — translation MHRLNRDDIEQAARRIYQVMPATAQYAWPLLAERLGCTVWVKHENHTPTGAFKVRGGITFMHWLKHVHPDVKGVVTATRGNHGQSLALAASALGLKALIVVPEGNSLEKNNAMRGFGGEVVEYGIDFDEAREEAARLADVHDLYLVPPFHIELVKGVATYALELFKAAPDLDTLYVPIGCGSGICGVIAAREALGLNTKVVGVVAREAAAAKLSFDAGVICETASANTFADGLAVRKPVADAFAIYGAEAARIVSVSESEIAEAMRVYYTDTHNLAEGAGAAALAALIQERETMQGKRVGVILSGGNVDRSVYAKVLGSDSASDRR, via the coding sequence ATGCACAGACTGAATCGCGACGATATCGAGCAAGCTGCTCGCCGCATATACCAAGTAATGCCTGCCACTGCGCAGTACGCCTGGCCCTTGTTGGCTGAGAGGTTGGGTTGCACGGTGTGGGTCAAGCATGAGAATCACACACCTACAGGTGCTTTCAAGGTGCGCGGCGGCATTACCTTCATGCACTGGCTCAAGCATGTACACCCAGACGTGAAGGGAGTGGTTACTGCTACCCGCGGCAACCATGGCCAAAGCCTGGCGCTGGCAGCAAGCGCACTGGGATTAAAGGCGCTGATTGTTGTACCGGAAGGTAATTCGCTGGAAAAGAACAACGCCATGCGCGGCTTTGGTGGAGAAGTGGTTGAGTACGGCATTGATTTCGATGAGGCGCGCGAAGAGGCGGCGCGCCTGGCAGATGTGCATGATCTCTACCTGGTGCCGCCGTTCCACATCGAGCTGGTCAAAGGGGTGGCCACTTATGCGCTTGAGCTATTCAAGGCCGCGCCTGACCTGGATACCCTTTACGTGCCGATTGGTTGTGGCTCGGGGATTTGCGGGGTGATCGCCGCCCGGGAAGCGTTGGGTCTGAACACCAAGGTGGTAGGCGTGGTGGCTCGTGAAGCTGCGGCCGCAAAACTGTCTTTTGACGCGGGCGTCATATGCGAGACCGCCTCGGCGAATACCTTCGCTGACGGCCTCGCCGTTCGTAAGCCAGTTGCAGACGCTTTCGCCATCTACGGCGCAGAAGCAGCGCGGATCGTATCAGTGAGCGAGAGCGAGATTGCCGAAGCGATGCGGGTGTATTACACCGATACCCATAACCTGGCCGAAGGGGCCGGTGCGGCGGCACTGGCCGCGCTCATTCAAGAGCGTGAAACCATGCAAGGAAAAAGGGTCGGCGTGATTCTGTCCGGAGGCAATGTTGACAGATCGGTGTATGCGAAAGTGCTCGGCTCCGATTCTGCCAGTGATCGCCGGTAG